In Caldisericia bacterium, a single window of DNA contains:
- a CDS encoding DegV family protein has translation MNIKIVTDSTWDFDENTKKEHDIEVVPLYLTIKGKRYREGIDISNEEFYEVMKTCEKLPQTSQPTPLDFIEIYKKLLKDFEKIISIHISSKLSGTYNSAVLAKNEIDKDNRITVIDSKNASGALGLVVYFASLLKKEGKNFNEIVEGVKKVLDKVVTLFILDNLKALEMGGRIGKAKYLLGTILNFKPVLMLKGGLIEPYGSGKIMGTNYIISTFLKFLKENYKGGEFIGGVANNIVNNIYLKKFDTLKDEVIKYVKLGSFLTVKFGATITSHIGLNSIGLSFLEK, from the coding sequence ATAAAAATCGTAACTGATTCAACTTGGGATTTCGATGAGAATACAAAAAAGGAACATGATATAGAAGTTGTTCCGCTTTATTTAACAATCAAGGGAAAAAGATATAGAGAAGGAATTGATATTTCAAATGAAGAGTTTTATGAAGTTATGAAAACCTGTGAAAAACTTCCCCAAACATCACAACCAACTCCCCTTGATTTTATTGAAATTTATAAAAAACTTTTAAAAGATTTTGAAAAAATAATATCAATTCATATATCTTCAAAACTTTCTGGTACCTATAATTCTGCTGTTCTTGCAAAAAATGAAATTGATAAAGATAATAGAATTACAGTAATTGATTCAAAAAATGCTTCTGGAGCTTTAGGTCTTGTTGTTTATTTTGCATCACTTCTAAAAAAAGAGGGCAAAAATTTCAATGAGATTGTTGAAGGTGTTAAAAAAGTTTTAGATAAAGTTGTAACTCTTTTTATTCTTGATAATCTTAAAGCACTTGAAATGGGTGGGAGAATAGGAAAAGCAAAATATCTTTTAGGTACAATTCTAAATTTCAAACCAGTTTTAATGCTTAAGGGTGGATTAATTGAACCATATGGTTCAGGGAAAATTATGGGAACAAATTATATAATTTCAACTTTTTTAAAATTTTTAAAGGAAAATTACAAGGGTGGAGAATTTATTGGTGGTGTTGCTAATAATATTGTAAATAATATCTATTTAAAAAAATTTGATACATTAAAAGATGAAGTTATAAAATATGTAAAACTTGGCTCATTTTTAACTGTAAAATTTGGAGCAACAATTACATCTCATATAGGGCTAAATTCTATTGGTTTAAGTTTCTTGGAGAAATAA